The Kroppenstedtia pulmonis genome has a segment encoding these proteins:
- a CDS encoding YheC/YheD family protein, whose amino-acid sequence MSSIICKIQAISSPAPVQAVMLTQSLMKVWGCQHGQSIKISVGNKTLIARVLGIRRGGHTIYLHRTIISQLAIPYTKETRASFRQKELRLGPVLGILTTGYTGSPSAPFGLRSNLFRNFLLAAHEDKPFFYVFTPEMVDWTNRTVTGWFYLRNSKGSYHWIRHIAPLPEVVYERIPNRKAESLPQVKECRNRLTQITQAKIFNQGFFNKWSVHEMLYNQPLTSEHIPEAFPSPTVDIIRQMLDRHQMVYLKPIAGSLGLGIFRITRHPDGGYFCRFRGGNRNILRRFDSLESMLRHHFGPQMNRLPRYLIQQGIRLIKYNGRPVDFRVHMHKDSQGFWQVVGIGAKVAGIGSVTTHGRTGGSLLSVSEIFQTGENLEMEKRIKDAAIRIATTMEESVHGPLGELGMDIGVDRYRKVWLFEVNSKPGRHIFIHPSLRDAGRQSARYITKYSLKLAQFV is encoded by the coding sequence ATGAGCTCCATCATATGTAAAATCCAGGCTATCTCTTCACCAGCTCCCGTGCAGGCCGTCATGCTGACCCAATCCCTGATGAAGGTGTGGGGATGTCAGCATGGTCAGTCGATTAAAATTTCTGTCGGAAACAAAACCCTGATTGCCAGGGTATTGGGGATTCGTCGTGGAGGTCATACAATCTATCTGCATCGAACGATTATCAGTCAACTGGCCATTCCATATACCAAAGAAACACGGGCTTCCTTCCGTCAAAAAGAACTGAGATTGGGACCCGTACTCGGAATCCTCACCACTGGTTACACCGGCTCGCCATCTGCTCCATTCGGACTTCGCTCCAACCTGTTTCGTAATTTTTTGTTGGCTGCCCATGAGGATAAGCCCTTTTTTTACGTATTCACTCCGGAAATGGTAGATTGGACCAACCGGACGGTTACAGGGTGGTTTTATCTGAGAAACAGCAAGGGATCCTACCATTGGATTCGCCATATCGCCCCTCTTCCGGAAGTAGTTTATGAGCGAATTCCCAACCGCAAAGCTGAATCCTTGCCTCAGGTAAAGGAGTGTCGAAATCGATTAACTCAGATCACCCAAGCCAAAATTTTCAATCAGGGGTTTTTCAATAAGTGGTCCGTACACGAAATGCTGTACAATCAACCCCTGACCTCTGAACACATTCCAGAAGCCTTTCCCTCCCCCACTGTCGATATCATTCGTCAAATGTTGGATCGACATCAGATGGTCTACTTAAAACCCATTGCAGGCAGTTTGGGATTGGGGATATTTCGGATTACTCGCCATCCGGACGGTGGCTATTTCTGCCGCTTCCGAGGCGGAAACCGAAACATTCTCCGCCGTTTTGATTCCCTGGAATCCATGTTGCGCCACCATTTCGGTCCTCAAATGAACCGTTTGCCCCGATACCTGATACAGCAAGGTATCCGTCTCATCAAATACAATGGCCGTCCAGTCGACTTTCGGGTTCACATGCACAAGGACAGCCAGGGATTCTGGCAGGTAGTGGGAATCGGTGCCAAGGTGGCGGGAATCGGAAGTGTTACCACTCATGGTCGAACCGGTGGTTCTTTGTTATCAGTCTCAGAAATATTTCAAACCGGAGAAAACTTGGAGATGGAAAAACGTATCAAAGATGCTGCCATCCGAATCGCTACCACCATGGAAGAATCCGTACATGGGCCACTGGGTGAATTAGGAATGGATATCGGGGTGGACCGCTACCGCAAAGTATGGCTGTTTGAGGTTAACTCCAAGCCGGGTCGACACATCTTTATCCATCCTTCGCTGCGGGATGCCGGCAGACAATCGGCCCGATACATTACAAAATACAGCTTAAAGCTGGCTCAATTTGTCTAG
- a CDS encoding YlbF family regulator, with the protein MNPYDKAHELAGAIRRSEEFRQLLESWDGIKDVEDRGVLDRYRELQMEYQVQVSQGKEVSGDSMRELEVLMKKIKERKDLSRVLEAEARIGTLMGDINRIVTEPLEKFYHSHWKK; encoded by the coding sequence TTGAACCCTTATGACAAGGCACATGAATTGGCAGGGGCCATACGCCGGTCCGAGGAGTTCCGTCAACTGCTTGAATCATGGGACGGAATCAAAGATGTGGAAGATCGCGGTGTTTTGGATCGCTATCGGGAGTTGCAAATGGAATATCAGGTTCAAGTATCCCAAGGGAAGGAAGTCTCCGGTGATTCGATGAGAGAATTGGAGGTATTGATGAAAAAAATAAAAGAACGGAAGGATCTGAGCCGAGTTTTAGAGGCGGAAGCCCGGATCGGCACACTGATGGGAGATATAAACCGGATTGTGACGGAACCATTGGAGAAATTTTATCACTCTCACTGGAAAAAATGA
- a CDS encoding YtpI family protein, with translation MKVVLTLLLAAILYTGIRTFSHSMKRRKTEGEKREKHQAQMNIHMGLMFIAIALMHGLAFSGTWLRLLLLIFIAGLGFYNLTFGWRYHNYLKKKMEQT, from the coding sequence ATGAAAGTTGTTTTAACCTTGCTGTTGGCTGCCATTCTCTATACCGGAATCCGTACTTTTTCACACAGTATGAAGCGGAGAAAGACGGAAGGGGAGAAAAGGGAAAAGCATCAGGCACAGATGAATATTCACATGGGTCTCATGTTTATCGCCATTGCACTCATGCATGGTCTGGCTTTTTCCGGAACTTGGCTTCGCCTGTTACTTTTAATCTTCATTGCCGGTCTCGGTTTCTACAATTTGACCTTCGGTTGGCGGTATCACAACTATCTGAAAAAGAAAATGGAACAAACCTGA
- a CDS encoding YheC/YheD family protein: MGHARVMIQIASERSFPPRANMMMSHSLIKRLSLSRSPIWVTYGSAANPAFIVPLHNHASIIRISIRLANQLKISSQRTVNVHFDTATRCLRFGPILGILMNEDIEGREAQQFGTMTRFLEECAQRCNTQGVCMTVVAPDRININTKSLKGWILDNKQWVLTESPLPDVLYNRITSRKLEKKVELREKIATLQHSYGIPIFNETFLNKQEVHDMLYQDIAMRRILPETYLYQPARLKSMLEKYRTVYLKPCNGSLGQGIIRITRHQRQFVCQYSEVTGTVTRVCSGLKELARQLARKMVNSRYIIQQGLYLVTWDSRPVDFRVLVQKDRRGKWSVTSSVARIANSQHIVSNLARGGTIRKAAEVLAGLQMDNKPALSHIRNTALTIAHTFEQLVQGHFAELGIDLVLDRQGRLWLIELNSKPSKTDDTITTPSLTIRPSVNRLIDYTLFITGWFQRFRQNRTSLQPKGSRRKTR; the protein is encoded by the coding sequence ATGGGGCATGCACGCGTAATGATCCAAATCGCATCGGAGCGATCCTTTCCACCTCGTGCCAATATGATGATGAGTCACTCCCTGATCAAACGGCTTTCCCTTTCCCGAAGTCCCATCTGGGTTACTTACGGTTCTGCGGCCAATCCTGCCTTTATTGTACCTTTGCATAACCATGCATCGATTATCCGGATCAGCATCCGACTGGCAAACCAATTAAAGATCTCCAGTCAACGGACTGTCAATGTCCATTTTGATACTGCCACCCGGTGCCTCCGCTTTGGTCCGATTTTGGGCATCCTCATGAATGAGGATATTGAAGGACGTGAAGCACAACAATTCGGAACCATGACCCGCTTTTTGGAAGAATGTGCCCAACGATGCAATACTCAAGGAGTCTGCATGACAGTTGTAGCGCCGGATCGAATCAATATCAACACAAAATCACTGAAGGGATGGATCCTGGACAATAAACAGTGGGTTTTGACCGAGTCTCCCTTGCCGGATGTTCTTTACAACCGCATCACCTCCAGAAAGTTGGAAAAAAAAGTGGAACTACGGGAAAAGATCGCCACATTGCAACATTCATACGGAATCCCTATTTTCAACGAGACATTTCTTAACAAACAAGAAGTGCATGATATGTTGTACCAAGACATTGCCATGAGGCGTATTCTTCCGGAAACATACCTTTACCAACCTGCACGGCTAAAATCGATGTTGGAAAAGTACCGCACTGTTTACTTAAAACCTTGCAACGGCAGTCTCGGCCAAGGAATCATCCGAATTACCCGACATCAAAGACAATTTGTTTGCCAATATTCCGAAGTGACCGGAACCGTCACCCGGGTATGTTCTGGATTAAAAGAACTGGCGCGGCAATTGGCACGAAAAATGGTCAACTCCCGGTACATCATCCAACAGGGGCTTTATTTGGTTACCTGGGACAGTCGCCCTGTGGATTTTCGGGTACTTGTTCAAAAAGACCGACGGGGAAAATGGTCCGTCACATCCTCCGTTGCCCGAATCGCCAATAGCCAGCATATCGTTTCCAACTTGGCCCGAGGTGGAACCATCCGCAAAGCCGCAGAGGTATTGGCAGGACTCCAGATGGACAACAAGCCGGCACTCTCCCATATTCGGAATACAGCCTTGACCATCGCCCATACATTTGAGCAGCTGGTTCAGGGACACTTTGCCGAATTGGGGATTGATCTGGTACTGGATCGTCAAGGACGGCTATGGTTAATCGAACTGAATTCGAAGCCTTCCAAAACCGATGATACCATCACCACTCCATCTTTAACCATTCGTCCATCTGTCAATCGACTGATTGATTACACATTGTTTATAACGGGATGGTTCCAGCGCTTCAGACAGAATCGAACCTCTCTTCAGCCCAAAGGGTCCAGGAGGAAGACACGATGA
- a CDS encoding YheC/YheD family protein codes for MMGSASHTLGILTCKTLGAPPFKETAYFKQLTQTGREWGIQLIVFSPTDVDWNRKSVSAWSWDGKLSRWHRKNHPIPTLIYDRCYYLDSKHYLAYKPYVSKLVQHPGTQLLGRPLGGKIRTQKMLLNNPLLRPYLPPTIKYMGPETVRSALKTMGSILIKPNGGSHGRGVAAIFPDDNRRYRIKGRTRKNQEFHIQIQSEKLFLNWLTRFIGSTRYIIQPYLTLCTKDGRPFDLRILVQKGKKGQWETTGSAVRTGKTDSLTSNLHGGGKAERTASFLSTHIPETHRPAIIRSIQLLAREVPLQIEKEHGRLAELGLDIGIDQKYQVWLLEANSKPGRSVFLLTGEAHVRQRSIQLPIQYAYFLLNGNVGGSV; via the coding sequence ATGATGGGTTCCGCTTCACATACACTGGGTATATTGACCTGCAAAACCTTGGGAGCCCCCCCTTTTAAGGAAACTGCCTATTTTAAGCAGTTGACACAGACCGGACGGGAATGGGGAATCCAGTTGATCGTATTTTCACCTACAGATGTGGATTGGAATCGGAAGTCTGTCTCCGCCTGGAGTTGGGATGGGAAATTATCCCGCTGGCACCGAAAAAATCATCCGATTCCCACCTTGATATATGACCGATGCTACTATCTGGACAGTAAACACTACCTCGCATACAAGCCTTATGTCTCCAAACTGGTTCAACATCCCGGCACTCAACTGTTGGGACGTCCACTGGGGGGAAAAATCCGGACACAAAAAATGCTTCTGAATAATCCGTTACTCCGTCCCTATCTTCCTCCAACGATAAAGTACATGGGACCTGAAACAGTCCGTTCAGCTCTGAAGACCATGGGATCGATTCTTATCAAACCCAACGGAGGAAGCCACGGCCGTGGTGTTGCTGCCATCTTTCCCGATGATAATCGTCGGTATCGTATCAAAGGAAGAACGCGTAAAAATCAGGAATTTCACATTCAAATCCAATCAGAGAAACTTTTTCTCAATTGGTTGACCCGATTTATCGGCTCCACCCGCTACATTATTCAACCCTATCTGACTTTATGCACCAAAGATGGACGCCCTTTCGACCTTCGCATACTGGTTCAAAAGGGGAAAAAAGGGCAATGGGAAACGACAGGAAGCGCTGTTCGAACAGGAAAAACCGACTCTTTAACTTCCAATCTGCACGGCGGAGGCAAAGCAGAACGGACAGCATCCTTTTTAAGTACACACATTCCTGAAACACATCGACCCGCCATTATTCGGTCCATACAGCTTTTAGCCAGAGAAGTTCCTCTTCAGATTGAAAAAGAACACGGTCGTTTGGCAGAACTGGGATTGGATATTGGTATAGACCAAAAGTATCAGGTCTGGCTGTTGGAGGCGAACTCCAAGCCGGGCAGATCCGTTTTTTTACTGACAGGGGAAGCCCATGTAAGACAGCGGTCCATCCAACTCCCGATCCAATATGCCTATTTTCTTTTAAACGGAAACGTAGGAGGGTCTGTATGA
- a CDS encoding DRTGG domain-containing protein, which translates to MATKHEKILDFIEQLEIGHKISVRSIAKEMGVSEGTAYRAIKEAENQGFVSTVERVGTVRIEKKHRSEIERLTFAEVVNIVDGQVLGGRAGLHKTLNRFLIGAMKLDDMMRYVEPGQLLIVGNRDNAHLISLKRGAAVLITGGFDATDEVKAIADELELPVISCTYDTFTACAMINRAIYDRLIKKEILLVEDMLLGEPAPITLHLDDPISRFHSSVRETSHSRYPVVDSHGKLFGMITAKDVVGHPSDEKVERVMTKNPITVTLKTSLASAAHEMVWEGIELLPVVNAQHHLLGVISRQDVIKSLQYMQKQPQVGETINDLVFRDFEETRDKNGSIAFKGTVSPQMTDLLGNLSAGVLTSLLTEASYRMLRKQHRGDMVVDNLSLYMLKPVQLEREVTVIPRIIDLGRKVGKVDLEVIHNGQSVAKALLTAQLIER; encoded by the coding sequence GTGGCCACAAAGCATGAAAAAATTCTTGATTTTATTGAACAGTTGGAGATCGGCCACAAAATTTCGGTGCGCTCTATTGCTAAGGAAATGGGTGTCAGTGAAGGTACGGCATATCGTGCCATCAAGGAGGCCGAGAATCAAGGATTTGTATCCACCGTGGAAAGGGTTGGAACGGTACGGATTGAGAAGAAACATCGATCTGAAATCGAGCGCCTCACTTTTGCCGAAGTGGTAAACATTGTGGACGGACAAGTTCTGGGAGGTCGGGCGGGCTTACATAAAACGTTGAACCGGTTTCTGATCGGAGCGATGAAGCTGGACGATATGATGCGGTATGTGGAGCCGGGACAATTATTAATCGTGGGTAACCGGGATAATGCCCACCTGATTTCCCTTAAACGGGGAGCAGCGGTTTTGATCACAGGAGGATTTGATGCGACAGATGAAGTGAAAGCGATTGCAGATGAGCTGGAGTTGCCTGTGATCTCCTGTACCTATGATACCTTTACCGCCTGTGCTATGATCAACCGGGCCATTTATGATCGTTTGATCAAAAAAGAAATCCTGTTGGTGGAGGATATGCTGCTGGGGGAACCAGCTCCTATCACTCTTCATTTGGATGATCCGATCTCCCGCTTTCACAGTTCGGTTCGGGAGACGAGTCACAGCCGTTATCCTGTGGTGGATTCTCATGGAAAATTGTTTGGCATGATCACCGCGAAGGATGTAGTGGGACACCCCTCTGATGAAAAAGTGGAACGGGTGATGACCAAAAATCCCATCACGGTGACATTGAAGACTTCCTTGGCCAGTGCCGCCCATGAAATGGTGTGGGAAGGGATTGAGTTATTGCCGGTGGTCAATGCCCAGCATCACTTACTTGGTGTCATCAGTCGTCAGGATGTTATCAAATCCCTGCAATATATGCAAAAACAACCTCAAGTGGGAGAAACAATCAATGATTTGGTCTTTCGGGATTTTGAGGAAACCCGAGATAAAAACGGATCCATTGCCTTTAAGGGGACGGTGTCACCTCAGATGACGGATCTATTGGGCAATCTGAGTGCCGGGGTCTTAACTTCTCTGTTGACAGAAGCATCTTATCGCATGCTAAGGAAGCAACACAGGGGAGATATGGTTGTGGATAACCTGAGTTTGTATATGTTAAAGCCGGTTCAACTGGAAAGGGAAGTGACTGTGATCCCCCGAATTATTGATTTAGGGCGTAAAGTGGGCAAAGTGGATTTGGAAGTGATCCATAACGGTCAAAGTGTTGCCAAGGCCTTGCTGACTGCCCAACTTATTGAAAGGTAG
- a CDS encoding metal-dependent hydrolase — MQIRFHGQSCFEIQHGETKLIIDPFLKGNPVAKTKPEDIQVNYILLSHGHGDHVGDTVEIAKQNNATVIAPNELAVWLGWQGVNVHPMHIGGSFRFDFGRVKLTQAFHGSSAIDEEKKEITYLGMPAGLLLDLGDYTIYHAGDTALFSDMKLIGMQHDVDLALLPIGDNFTMGPEDALLAAEWVGAKHVIPMHYNTFPLIEQDGHGFVEKLKKKGIKGTVLEAGEIINL; from the coding sequence TTGCAAATTCGCTTTCATGGACAAAGCTGCTTTGAAATTCAACATGGTGAAACCAAATTGATCATTGATCCTTTTTTAAAGGGAAATCCTGTGGCGAAAACAAAGCCGGAGGATATTCAGGTAAATTATATTCTGCTTTCCCACGGTCACGGTGACCATGTGGGAGATACGGTGGAGATTGCCAAACAAAACAATGCCACCGTCATCGCACCCAACGAATTGGCTGTCTGGTTGGGCTGGCAGGGGGTAAACGTCCACCCGATGCACATAGGAGGAAGTTTTCGTTTTGACTTTGGCCGGGTGAAATTGACCCAGGCTTTCCACGGCTCATCTGCCATTGACGAAGAGAAAAAAGAGATCACATATCTGGGGATGCCGGCAGGTCTGTTGTTAGATTTAGGAGACTATACGATTTATCACGCCGGGGATACCGCTTTGTTTTCTGATATGAAGTTGATCGGGATGCAACATGATGTGGACTTGGCCCTGTTACCCATCGGAGATAATTTTACGATGGGGCCGGAAGATGCTCTGCTGGCGGCGGAATGGGTGGGAGCCAAACATGTCATTCCCATGCACTATAACACCTTCCCGCTGATTGAGCAGGATGGACACGGGTTCGTAGAAAAATTAAAGAAGAAAGGTATCAAGGGAACCGTCTTGGAAGCAGGAGAGATCATAAATCTGTAA
- a CDS encoding YheC/YheD family protein encodes MNYPKTGWLAVQGKGQSPVFFPHPRSTFHADPRSLSFILGPNMKKNVRIQSGAIQTHSPQMMPVRLIPTSQGDYLAGPFIAILTSSCRNGFRGNRQNFMDLIQTGRKMGVTIYVLTPEGIHPQSQTVRGWVLNTGNGKKRWLSATLPMPHVVYNRIPSRHMEQQAPEQKALKFFHQHPRINLFNPSFFNKWTLYQFLKESPQLKKLLPETHQWDAVTLKDMINKHGLLYLKPVDGKAGDGIIRVKSQDSSFEIIYQTLQRKQRITIKQWNDLLSKLTQLIGNRKYVVQQGIPLAKFQNRPFDLRLLMQKDKTGRWTLTGTGIRLAGREAISTHVPMGGSIGKMSTIMKSLFDDQSKKITWEIEQTGIQLATYIEEKYGRNLGEMSMDLGMETTGRLWFFEANSKPMKFDEPKIRSDSLQKLIHYMLYLSGFHPIHQKRR; translated from the coding sequence ATGAATTATCCCAAAACGGGCTGGCTGGCAGTTCAGGGGAAGGGACAATCGCCGGTTTTTTTCCCTCATCCCCGTTCTACATTTCATGCTGATCCCCGATCCCTTTCATTCATACTGGGGCCTAATATGAAAAAAAATGTGCGGATCCAATCCGGCGCGATCCAAACACATTCTCCTCAAATGATGCCGGTTCGTTTAATCCCAACTTCCCAAGGAGATTATCTTGCAGGTCCCTTTATTGCGATTCTGACCTCCTCCTGCCGAAACGGATTCCGGGGAAACCGACAGAACTTCATGGATCTGATTCAAACAGGGCGAAAAATGGGGGTAACCATTTACGTATTGACACCAGAGGGCATCCACCCTCAGAGCCAAACGGTTCGTGGTTGGGTTCTGAACACAGGAAACGGTAAAAAGCGTTGGTTATCTGCCACTCTCCCCATGCCCCATGTTGTGTACAATCGTATTCCCAGTCGTCATATGGAACAACAGGCCCCGGAGCAAAAGGCATTGAAATTTTTTCATCAACATCCCCGAATTAATCTGTTTAATCCTTCTTTTTTCAATAAGTGGACCCTGTATCAATTTTTAAAAGAATCCCCCCAACTTAAAAAGTTGCTTCCGGAAACCCATCAATGGGATGCTGTTACTTTAAAAGATATGATAAACAAACATGGTCTCCTTTACCTGAAGCCGGTGGATGGCAAAGCAGGAGACGGAATCATCCGGGTGAAATCACAAGACTCATCATTTGAGATCATCTATCAGACCTTACAGAGAAAACAACGGATCACCATAAAGCAATGGAATGATTTACTGTCAAAACTGACACAATTAATCGGAAACCGAAAATACGTCGTGCAACAAGGCATTCCCTTGGCAAAATTTCAAAATCGTCCTTTTGATCTGCGTCTGTTGATGCAAAAAGATAAGACGGGTCGATGGACCCTGACCGGAACCGGAATCCGTTTAGCCGGCAGAGAAGCCATCAGCACCCATGTCCCCATGGGTGGTTCCATCGGAAAAATGTCCACCATTATGAAATCCCTCTTTGATGATCAATCCAAGAAAATAACCTGGGAGATTGAGCAGACGGGAATCCAATTGGCCACGTATATTGAAGAAAAGTATGGAAGAAATCTTGGAGAGATGTCCATGGATCTGGGGATGGAAACAACAGGGCGGCTTTGGTTTTTTGAAGCCAATTCCAAACCGATGAAGTTTGATGAACCAAAAATTCGCTCTGATTCACTGCAAAAACTGATTCACTATATGCTTTATTTAAGTGGGTTTCATCCCATTCATCAAAAAAGGAGATAA
- a CDS encoding YtrH family sporulation protein yields MGEFWSTTILNYFIALGVVLGGTLLGGIGAFLGNSPPMDAMMKLSEQLKIWALVAALGGTFDTIRSFEVNILGGQLSQVGQQLIFILSAFFGAHVGTLLIRWFIQGEM; encoded by the coding sequence ATGGGGGAATTCTGGTCAACAACAATTTTAAACTATTTCATCGCATTAGGTGTCGTTCTGGGTGGAACACTGCTGGGTGGTATCGGTGCTTTTCTGGGTAATTCCCCCCCTATGGACGCCATGATGAAACTGTCGGAACAACTCAAAATCTGGGCACTGGTGGCGGCATTGGGCGGTACCTTTGATACCATCCGCTCCTTTGAAGTGAATATCCTGGGAGGACAACTCAGTCAGGTGGGACAACAACTGATTTTTATCCTGAGTGCCTTTTTCGGGGCCCATGTGGGTACGTTGTTGATTCGCTGGTTCATCCAGGGAGAGATGTGA
- a CDS encoding GNAT family N-acetyltransferase, whose translation MDYIVLTPSQLKKWRSSILLFAKKYGDRRITHKALRWLRNVKPGPFPEGTWMSVALEGRRLVGFICFGRYGMEEAFIVVHPSHRKKKVAETLLFHALEELDKVYTRVACDNVPSMKLCFSAGMIAFNLTTGPTGKPTLCFGGGEWSPEEFKKYMN comes from the coding sequence ATGGACTACATCGTTCTTACTCCTTCCCAACTGAAAAAATGGCGATCCTCTATCCTCCTTTTCGCCAAAAAATACGGTGACAGACGAATTACGCATAAAGCCCTGCGCTGGCTTCGCAATGTGAAACCCGGTCCATTCCCGGAAGGGACCTGGATGTCCGTCGCTCTGGAAGGACGGCGACTGGTGGGGTTTATCTGTTTTGGTCGCTACGGAATGGAAGAAGCCTTTATCGTGGTACATCCTTCCCACCGTAAAAAAAAGGTGGCGGAAACGCTTCTTTTCCACGCCCTGGAGGAGCTGGATAAAGTTTATACACGTGTTGCCTGTGACAATGTCCCCAGCATGAAATTATGTTTCTCCGCGGGAATGATCGCTTTCAATCTGACCACCGGACCCACAGGTAAGCCCACACTTTGTTTTGGTGGCGGTGAATGGAGCCCGGAGGAATTTAAAAAATACATGAATTAA